GCAACGTGTGGAAGTTCTCCGACGGCAGCGACGAACGCACCATGCACAGCCAGTTCCAGAAGCTCTACCACTCGACCTATTCCGAGCTTCTGGGGGACGAGCAGAACTTCTTGCTCTGCCGCGGCGGCACCTACGGCGACCAGACCCACGTCAGCGTGATCTGGCCCGGAGATCTCGACGCCAGCTTCGCCAAGCACGGCGAGACGGTGGACACCGGAACCGACAAGTACAACGCCGTGGGCGGGCTACCCGCGTCCGTCGTCGCAGGTCTGTCCCTGGGCCCGTCCGGCTATCCATTCTACGGCTCCGACACCGGCGGCTATCGCCATTCACCGCCGGACAAGGAGCTGTTCACGCGCTGGTTCGAGCAGACCGCGCTCAGCAGCGTGATGCAGATCGGCACCAGCTCGAACGACGTCGCCTGGGAAGCGACCGCCGAGAACGGCTTCGACGACGAGATGCTCGGTTGGTACCGAAAGTACGTTCGGCTCCACCTGCGCCTGTTCCCCTACGAATGGACGCTGGCCAAGCGCATCGCCGAAGACGGGCGTCCCATCCAGCGTGCCCTCGGCCTCGCCTACCCCGAGCTCGGCATTCATCCGAACGACGTGTACCTGTTCGGCGACGACCTCTTGGTCGCACCGGTGGTGGAGCGCGGCGTGACCTCGCGGGAGGTACCCCTGCCGCCCGGAACCTGGGTCGACTACTGGACCGGCGTCGCCCACGAGGGCCCCGGGACCCTCACCGTGGACGCCCCCCTCGACACGTTGCCGCTGTTCCTGCGCGCCGGCGGCATCGTTCCCATGCTGAGGCCGACCATCGACACCTTGGCGCCCACCACGGATACGGCGAACGTGGACTCCTTCGCGACCACGCCGGGGCTCTTGTGGGTGCGGATCGCGCCGGGGGCAGCGTCGAGCTTTGCGCTCTACGACGGCACCGAGCTGACGCAGGCAGCGGACAGCTCGGAGATTTCCCTCGGGACCAAGGGCGGCGCCGAGTTTTCCCTGGGGACGGTGTTCGAGGTGATCGGCCTCGGGACAAAGCCCGCCAGCGTGACGGTAGACGGCCAGCCGCTGTCGGAAGCTGCGGATCTCGACGCAGCCGCCGAGGGCTATTCGTACACCGATGAGACGGGCGGGACGCTGTGGGTGAAGCTCGGTCCGGGCGAGCGCGCCGTGACCGTCACGCGCTGAGCGGGCGCACGGTTTCCGCGCCGCCGCGACAAGATCGAACGACCCGCTCAGGCCATTTTCATGAGGATGTCGCGGAGGCGCGGAACCTCGCGGCCCCTCGGCACCCGAAGAATCAGAACTTCCACAAGGCGCTGGCGGCGGCGGAGCCCGGCCCTCCACCGAAGCGGAGGCGCGGCGCGGCCGACGCCTGGGCCGGCTCTTTGTGATCCGCGGTCAGCCACAACGTCACCCCGAGGCCGGCGCCCACCACGGCGACCCCCGTGAGCACCGTGCTGACGACCGCCATGCTGCGACCGGTGGACAGCTGGCTGTCGCTGCAGCTCGGTCCGCAGCTGTCGTTCGCGTCGTCGTACTCCTTCTTGGCGATGATGCCCGTCACCACGGCGCCGCCGGCCGCGGCGGCTCCGACCCCGAGGGCGATGTACGCCGGCAGACGATTCGGCTTTTCACGATCCGCCGTTGGCGGCGGAGTAACGGGGGGCGGCGTCTCGGGCGCCCCGGTTTCGGACGGCGGCCCCGGGGGCGGCTTGTCCGGACCGGCGGGCTGCTCGGCGGCCTTGCGCTTCTCGAGGTTCGCGATGCGAAGCTTCACCGTGTCGACGTGCTCGCCGTCGGGCTCGAGCTCCAGGTACTTGTTCAGCGCCGCGAGCGCGGCGTCCAGGTTCGCCGTGCGCTCGTGAACGGTCGCGATGTTGAGCAAGATCTCTGGCCGCTTGGAGAGGTCGTAGGCCTTTTGAAACGCCTTGAGGGCGTTGTCGTAGTCGCTCTCTTGCAGGTACGCGACGCCGGAATCGAAGTGACGCCGGGCCAGCTCGTCGGCGGATTCCTGACCCCAGGCAGGACCGGACAGCGCGAGAACGGTGAAGAATCCGAGCAGGCCCAGACCACGTCGTCGACTCAGCACGATGTCATCGTACGCCAGCACCGGAGCACCGTCACGTCTTCGGCCCGGAAACCCCCGCGTGCTAGCGTGTTGCGCGATGCACAAGCAGCTGGTCGGGGTCGGGGCGATCGCGGGGCTGAGCCTTTCGGGGCTCGCGCTGGCACAAGCTGCTCCCGGCGGAAGCTCCGCGGCGTTGCCGCCCGCCCCGCCCGACGCCAGTGCGCCGGCCGCGAGCGCTTCACCAGTCCCCGCCCCGACTCCGAGCGCGGTGGCGCCGACGCCCGCTCCTCCCACGCCCGCCGAGGCAACGCCCTACCCGGCGCAGCCTCCGTACTATGCCCCCTATCCGCCACAACAAGGTTACGGCTACCCGCCGGGCTACGCCTACCCACCTCCCGTGTACTACGCGCCGGAGCGGCCACGGCCGCGCTATCCGGATGACGCCGCCGCGCAGGCATCGCCGTTCTTCGAGCTCTTGGTCGGCGGCGTCGGCTGGGACAAGCGCTTCTCGCAGTTCTTCAACGTGGGGATGCAGGCGGGCCTGTACCTCGGCGGCCGCGTGCGCGTCACCGTGCGCGGCTTGCTGCTCACCTCGGAACCCAACGACGACGGCGAGTACACGGACCGGGTGCTGACCGACGGCTTCGTGACCGAGCCCTCCGATTCACCGTCGTTCCTGTACGGCGCCTCCCTCGGGTTTGCGGGCATTGCGCGACGAAACTTCGTGTTCTCGCCAGGCATCGCGGGATGGCGCTCCGACGTGAGCGATTACGGCTCGTTCTTGGGGCTGTCCCTGCCCTTCGAGTGGGTGACGGACGAGGGCGCTCGCTTCGGCTTCGAGTTCGACGTGGGGCGCGCCTTCGGCGGCACGTCCACGGCGGTGTGCGAGTTCTCCGGCTCGTGCACCATCGGCACGACCCAGGAGATGGACCGCAACAGCGGCACCGCGATCTACGGCGCGTTCCAGTTCGGCTGGGGGTTGAACCACCCGGAGCCCAAGCTCCCGCCTCAGTAACGCGATTCTCGCAGCGTTTTTCCGGGGGTTTGCCAGGGGCTTGGGCGAGGACTAACTTTCCGGGACCGGCCATGGCGCGTCTTGCTCGATTCGTCCTTCCGCTCTTGGTGCTCCTCGCGGGATGTCAGTCCCCGGGGGACAAGACGACTCCGGCCGCCGAGGGCACGTCGGCCACGGCTTCGAAGGCGGCGCCCACCGCCGCCGGGGTGTGTGCGGACGAGCCCGTCGCCGCCTCCGCCACCAGCTGCGGCGACACCTGCGAGGGCGAGACCGCCTGCAAGGGTGGCTGCGGCTCCTGCGGCTGCAGCGCGACCACGGCCAAGGGCAACGCCGAGCTCGTGCCGGCGGAGCAGGCCAAGGTGGGCGACCGCACGCGCTGCCCGGTGAGCGGCGGCGTGTTCGTTGTGCGACCGGACACCGTGCGGGTGGACGTGGGCGGCCACAGCTACCCCGTGTGCTGCCCGGGCTGCGCGGCGCGCCTCCAGGCTCATCCCGAGAAGTATCTCGACAGCTGATCCGGGTTTGCGCTTCTTCGCCACATGCGCTGCCGGCACCGAGCTGGCCCTGAAGGCCGAGCTCTACGAGCTTCGCATGTTCCGCGTCCGCGCGGACCGCGGCGGCGTGCGCTTCGAGGGCGGCTGGGAGCAGGCGATCCGCGCCTGCCTGTGGAGCCGCATCGCCGTGCGCATCTTGATGCCCGTCGCGGAGTTCGACTGCGCCGATGGCGACGCCCTGTACGAAGGCACGCGGAGCTTCGATTTTTCCAGCGTGCTCTCCCCAGAGCGCACCCTCGCCGTCTCCAGCATCACGAAGGACAGCGCCCTGGGCCACACGATGTTCATCGCCCAGCGCACCAAAGACGCCATCGTGGATCAACTCCGGGAGCGCTTCGGAAGCCGGCCCTCGGTCGACAAGCGCGACCCGGACGTCGCGGTCTTCGTGCGCGTCGCGAAGGACCGCGCCACCGTGTATCTGGATCTGGTCGCGGAGCCGCTGCACCGCCGAGGCTGGCGCGCTCCCGGAGCCCCGGCGCCGCTGAAAGAGACGCTGGCGGCGGCCATCGTGCGCCTCAGCGGCTGGAACCGAAAGGCGCCGTTCACGGATCCGATGTGCGGCTCCGGGACCCTCGCCATCGAGGCCGACGGCTGGGCCCGTAGCCTCGCGCCAGGGCTCTCCCGAGACCGCTTCGGTTTCGAGCGCTGGGCCGATCACGACGCCGAGCGGCGCGCGCTGTGTGCCGAGAGTCGCGAGCACGCGCGAGCGGAAGAGCTGTCCGAAGGGCCGGAGATCGTGGCCTCCGACGTGGACGCCAAGGCCGTGCAGCAGACGCGAGACAACGCTCGAAGGGCACGGGCCCGGCTGCGCGTCACGCAGGCTCGAGTGGAGGACGTACGAAGCACCACGCCGCCGGGTTCCATCGTGAGCAATCCGCCCTACGGCGAGCGCGTGGAGACGGACGCGCTCTTGTGGCGTGAGATCTTCGACGCCATGTTCGGACTGACGCCCGGGCACCGCGTCTCGTTGCTGCTTCCGGCCGAGGCGCGGCTACCGGTGCCGCGGCACGCCGAGCGGATCGCCCTCTTCAACGGCGCGATCCGCTGCGAGCTCGCGAGCTGGGACGTGGAGGAGCGACGACGGCGCCGCGTAGTCAGGGGGTGAGCACCACCTTGCCGACGTTCTTGCCCTGCTCCAGCTCCTGGTGCGCCGCTGCCGCTTCCGAGAACGGAAACACCTTGCCCACGTGGGGCCGGATCTTTCCCTGGCGGTAGAGCTCCACCAGGTCCTTCATTTCTTCCGTGAGCATATCGAGCTCGCTGAACAGGTGCCCCATGTTCACGCCGGCCACCGCACGGTTGTCGTTCATGAGCTTCATCGGGGAGTACCAGGGGATCTGCGCCATCTGGCCGACCACACGGAACAGGTTGCGCTTGCCGCTGCCGCTGTTGGCGTTGGCGAGGCCGAAAGCGATCAGCATGCCGGCGGGCTTGAGCAGGGAATAGCCCTTCTTCCAGTCCGCGCCCCCCAATGCATCGAGCACCAGATCCACGCCGCGCCCCTCGGTGAGACGGCGGATCTCGGTGACGTAGTCGAGATTTCGATAGTCGATGGGGTGATCACAGCCCTGCTCTCGGGCGTAGTCGTGCTTGCCCGCCGACGCCGTGCCGTAGGTCACGAGGCCCTCCACCGTGCGGCACAGCTGCAGCGCGGCCGTGCCCACGCCGCCCGCCGCCATGTGCACCAGGACGTGCTCGCCCTTCCGCACCCGCGCGATGCGAAACAGCATGTGGTACGCGGTGAGGTAGTTCACCGGGATGGCCGCAGCTTCTTCGAAGCTCATCTCGTCCGGGATCGGAAACACCTGCGAGGCAGACACCGCCACCTTGCTCTGGTGGCCGTTGAAGCGCGTGAGGTACAGCACGCGCTGTCCCTCGGTCACGCCACTGACGCCCGCGCCGAGCTTCTCAATCACCCCCGCGCCTTCATAGCCCACCACACAGGGAGGCTTGGGCGCGTCCGGATACAGCCCCTGCCGCGCCATCACCTCGGCGAAGTTCAAGCCCACGGCCTCCACCCGCACCAGCGCTTCACCCGCCGCCGGAACGGGGTCCGGTGTTTCCTTCACCTCGAGTACGTTGGGTCCGCCGTGCCGCGTGATCCAGATGGCGCGCATCGTTCACCTCCTCGGCACGATGCCTAATGCGGAGGGGGGGACGTCGCAATCACGTTAGCCACAGGCTCCCGGCCCGCAGCTGCCTTTGCCCCCGTCCTTCTTGGCGTTTCCTTCGCGGGTTGCCGTCACCGGCACCGCCGAGACAGACGGTGAGGCGTGTGGCGCACCGTCGGTGCCATCGCGCCTCGCCTCGGGGCACCCTGTCAGGGTCAGGCCTGCCAGCACGGCAAATACTGCCTTCTCGTCGATCATCTTGGTACCTCCGGTCGACAGAGAATGCATGGACCATGCTCAGAACTCGGCGGCGAGCAGTAGTCGCAGCGGCCGCACCGGCTCGTCCGTCGAGAACGGAAGCTCGCGGGGCGGGTCTTGGGGATGGAGGTCGTGGAGCGGGAGCATGAGCAGAGCGCCTAGTCTCCAACGTCCGATATGCCAGGTGACGAAGGGCCCCGCCGCACAGCTCGAGGACACCAGCCGCCCCTCGACAAAATCGCTGTCCTCTCGTAGCTCCGCGCCGACATCGAACGCGCCGACCCGTTCGAACGCGCCAGCCACGAACGCCAGTGTGTGCTCCACCGTCGTCAGATCCGGAGCGTCCGGCGCACGGCGCTCTTCCGCCACAGGTTCGCCCAGGCCGACGCCCCGGTCCGAAAGCAGCAGCTCGGCGTCGACGTCTTCTTCCCCACCCACCCAGTGCGTGGACCCGTACGGGACGGGCTCCGCCCAAACGACGGAGTGCACGAGCAGCACGGCGAGGAGGTTCGGTAGGGCTTTCACGAGGGTCATGCCACCATCATTTGATAATGACTTTCATTTTCAAATGATGGCGGTCAGGCCGCGGAAACGCCGCGAAATCCGGCGGGATCCTCAGCCAAAGCGCGCGAGCACGCCCGCCGCCGCAGCGCGATAGTCGGCGCGGTTCCCCGTCACGGAGCGCACGAAGGCGTCGCCGAGCACACGCACCCGCGCGTCGTGGTCGCGCAGGTCGAAGCCTGGCGGCAGCGGAAAGGGCGCCAGCTTCAGCGCACCGCCCTCGATCTTCGGAGCCAGCACCGAGCGCGTCTCGAACAGCCGGCCGAGTAAGGACGGGCGCGGCTTCCGCGGAGCCACGCCGGGGCGCACGCCCATGTGGTGGGAGAAGATCGCCTGCTCCCGAGCGAAGTGGCGCACCGTGAGCGCGGCGAGAGCCGCGAAGCGACGTTCCTCGTTTTCGATGGCCAAGCCTTCCACCAGCAGCGACGCCAGCGCGCGTGATTCCGAGTCCATCCATACCGGCACGGGCCCGGCCAGCAGCGCCGTGCACAGCTCGCGGCGTCCCTCCTGCAACAGCGCGTGGCAGCGGAGCGCGTACAGCACCGTCGGCACGCTATCGGCGAAGATGCCGCGGTTCGTGCGACGCAACACGTCGTCCATGCGCTCCGCGGCGCGAGTCAGCTCGCGATATCCCAGGCGCTCCGCGCTCAAGCCGAGCCAGCCGAACAGATGGACGCGGGACAGGGTTCGCTTCACCTCCAAGATGCCCAAGATGGCAACGACGGGCCATGGGTACTCGAGCTCCACACGCCGCGCGAGCTCCACGTAGCCTTGGATACGCTCGTGGATGCCGCTGTTGTAGCGGCGGACCAACTCGTGCGCCTGTTTCAGGATTGTGCCTTGCTCTCGAACGACCGCCCCACGCAGGGACACGGGAATGCTCTCCGCGAGCTCCCGCTCGTAGGCCTCCGCCGCAGGCCGCAGACGATCCGGGGACAGTACGATCAAGTCCTCCCCCGCCAGCCGGAAGCTGGGCAACGTGCCGTCGCCCAAGATCGCGCGTACTTCGTCGACCAAGGTCACGGCGGGATCCTACACCGGCATGGCGCTCGCCCGCGGGTCGAGCTATCTCCCGCCCATGATCGATCCGGAGCTCAGGAAACGGGTGCTGGTCCAGGCCCAAGGTGCCCTCACGTTGAACGTGGCCTACGTCGGCATCGTCGGAGGCCTCCTCGATGGGCTGGAGCGCCTGGATCGCGCGAGTGCCCAGGATATCGCCAAGGTGGCGCAGCAAGACCCGGGCTATGTCGTTCGCTGGTGTGACGCCGCCTACGCCTTCGAGCTGCTCGACGAGGTGACGCCCGGCGTGTTCGCGCTGTCGGATCTCGGGCGCGCCTTCTTGCCGAGCACCGAGGGCACCCTGATGCCCTTCGCCGTGCAAGCGGTGCTCGGGGCGCACATGTCCGAGCGCGCCGCGGGGCTGATGAAGAGTGGCGAACGGCCTGGAGAAAGCGTGCTCGGCGAGCGCGAAACCATCCTTCCGTGGTTCGGCCCCATGCTCGAGGCGCAGTTCGGCCCCCAGCTGGACGCGATCTTGCCCCAGGTTCCGGCCTTCGCCGCCGTGGACAAGAAGAACGGCGTGGCCGTGGACCTCGGCTGCGGCAACGGCTGGTACTTGCGTCATCTGGCGCGCCGCTACGAGCATTTGCACGGCATCGGCCTGGACGGCTTCGACGAGAACATACGTCAGGCCCGCCGCGCCGCCCAAGCCGA
This window of the Polyangiaceae bacterium genome carries:
- a CDS encoding tetratricopeptide repeat protein, producing the protein MLSRRRGLGLLGFFTVLALSGPAWGQESADELARRHFDSGVAYLQESDYDNALKAFQKAYDLSKRPEILLNIATVHERTANLDAALAALNKYLELEPDGEHVDTVKLRIANLEKRKAAEQPAGPDKPPPGPPSETGAPETPPPVTPPPTADREKPNRLPAYIALGVGAAAAGGAVVTGIIAKKEYDDANDSCGPSCSDSQLSTGRSMAVVSTVLTGVAVVGAGLGVTLWLTADHKEPAQASAAPRLRFGGGPGSAAASALWKF
- a CDS encoding methyltransferase, translated to MRFFATCAAGTELALKAELYELRMFRVRADRGGVRFEGGWEQAIRACLWSRIAVRILMPVAEFDCADGDALYEGTRSFDFSSVLSPERTLAVSSITKDSALGHTMFIAQRTKDAIVDQLRERFGSRPSVDKRDPDVAVFVRVAKDRATVYLDLVAEPLHRRGWRAPGAPAPLKETLAAAIVRLSGWNRKAPFTDPMCGSGTLAIEADGWARSLAPGLSRDRFGFERWADHDAERRALCAESREHARAEELSEGPEIVASDVDAKAVQQTRDNARRARARLRVTQARVEDVRSTTPPGSIVSNPPYGERVETDALLWREIFDAMFGLTPGHRVSLLLPAEARLPVPRHAERIALFNGAIRCELASWDVEERRRRRVVRG
- a CDS encoding zinc-binding dehydrogenase, which produces MRAIWITRHGGPNVLEVKETPDPVPAAGEALVRVEAVGLNFAEVMARQGLYPDAPKPPCVVGYEGAGVIEKLGAGVSGVTEGQRVLYLTRFNGHQSKVAVSASQVFPIPDEMSFEEAAAIPVNYLTAYHMLFRIARVRKGEHVLVHMAAGGVGTAALQLCRTVEGLVTYGTASAGKHDYAREQGCDHPIDYRNLDYVTEIRRLTEGRGVDLVLDALGGADWKKGYSLLKPAGMLIAFGLANANSGSGKRNLFRVVGQMAQIPWYSPMKLMNDNRAVAGVNMGHLFSELDMLTEEMKDLVELYRQGKIRPHVGKVFPFSEAAAAHQELEQGKNVGKVVLTP
- a CDS encoding class I SAM-dependent methyltransferase, with product MIDPELRKRVLVQAQGALTLNVAYVGIVGGLLDGLERLDRASAQDIAKVAQQDPGYVVRWCDAAYAFELLDEVTPGVFALSDLGRAFLPSTEGTLMPFAVQAVLGAHMSERAAGLMKSGERPGESVLGERETILPWFGPMLEAQFGPQLDAILPQVPAFAAVDKKNGVAVDLGCGNGWYLRHLARRYEHLHGIGLDGFDENIRQARRAAQAEGLAERLDFHSGDLHHFTVEEPVDLIAMNRALHHVWDEKENVFRILSEHLRPGGFAVIWEPAWPAERSALRAPGRRPVAFQNLSEHVQGNHFLQPEEIVRAFEHEGMSAQVHLFMDGREAVVQAQKPG